The sequence TTACACCATGGTATGGATTAAAAGTTCCATCATATATAAATGAAACTATtaacatatatgtacatatattatctaatttattCATATGGATCcaccatttgaaattgcaaaaatatgtCATAGTTTAtccttctaatttttttaaatatatatttggtggtTAAAATACTTTAGAAACAATTTTTGaagctaaaaatatatatatatatatattatattttgtaaattaagCTCAAAATATATGGTgatagatgaagaagaaaacgaCCTATATATGCAGTAATTTTAGCCAGtagcaaaagaaagaaagaaaaaaaaaagtttataataataattagcttTAGGAGATAAGTGCTTAGGAGGACTATgtggaattttgaaaaatttatgacTAAAATATTACTGTGTATATTAtgctttcataaaatattataataatgagGTTAAACATACAGAGAGaacgaaagaaagaaagagaagtgGGGACCACCCATCCACCGCCCATAAGCACGCAGTCCTATCGAAACCCCCCAAACCCCAAACCCCCATCCCCGATCTATTTTTCTCTCTCGCCATCTCTCTCAATTCTAACCCTAACTCCTGCAACAACAAagagaagggggaaaaaaaaaaaaaagaaaaaaaaaagccctccAATATTACTACcaaaacccacaaaatcctcCATTAACTCAAGCACTTTTGagacaagaagatgaagaagaaagatggtGGCAAATTCAGCTCAGAATTCCATGGCTGATTCCAAAACTCCTgtcctctcttctctttctcaagGCTAGCTAAAGCTTATACTAGCTAGTATTAATTTTACTTTCATATACAAAGGTAAACCAAAATCTTAAGAAGATGGAGACCCATAAGTACtagttttctttattctttGTATAAGCCCCCTCTTTTGCAATTTCcctttttgtttctcttttcaatttttacaacCCTTTTTAGTAGCACTCCATTATTTTGGGTTCTCTAATTTGCTTAGCTAGGTTCTCTGTATGTGAACAAGtgatatacccaaaaaaaaaaaaagaaaaaaaaaagaaaacagttttgcaaagaaacaaaataaagaagcaAAGCATATGGATGCCCATTCTCTTCCTCCTCCTTTCCATACAAGAGATTTCCATCTCCATCACCAACAGCAACCATTCCATCACCAGCAACAGCAGAATTCCGAAGACGAACAGACCGGCAGCAGCGGCCTAATAAACAAAGCTCAGAAAAGGGAAAGAGATGACAACAATGACAGCGGGAACGGCAACGGAGATGACACGGACCTCGCCGTTGGTGCTGGTGGTGAAGGCGAAATGACAAGAAGACCAAGAGGTAGACCGGCGGGATCCAAGAACAAACCAAAACCGCCAATCATTATCACCCGGGACAGTGCCAACGCTTTGAGAACCCATGTCATGGAGATTGCTGACGGCTGCGATATCGTCGAAAGCGTTTCTACCTTCGCTCGCCGCCGGCAGAGAGGTGTGTGTATCATGAGCGGTACCGGAACCGTCACTAATGTTACTCTTCGCCAACCGGCTTCGCCGGGGGCAATCGTGACTTTACATGGAAGATTCGAGATCTTATCTCTATCCGGCTCGTTCTTACCGCCGCCTGCTCCGCCGGCCGCGACGGGATTGACTATATATCTTGCAGGAGGTCAAGGACAGGTTGTTGGGGGAAGTGTGGTGGGAACGCTGATTGCGTCGGGACCGGTTGTGATAATGGCAGCATCATTCAGCAACGCAGCATATGAAAGGCTTCCACTCGAAGACGACGAAGCTCCGCTTCCAATGCAAGGAGGAGGAAGCATTGGGTCTCCTCCCGGGGGAAGTGGAGTTGGACATCAGCAGCAGGCAgcgcagcagcagcagcaacagcagcagcagcagctatTGGGTGGCGGTGATGGGAATACAAGTGCTCCCCTCTTTCATGGATTGCCTCCTAATCTTCTCAATTCCATTCAAATGCCAGCTGAAGCTTATTGGGCTACCGGCGGTCGTCCTCCTTTCTAAACAATTGGCCTACCAGCGGTCTTCCTTCTACAATGTTCGACAATTATATATTCAAGTTCAACTTGTTATCCATGCCATCCACATATCATCCAAAATCCTTCAGTCTTACCAAACCATGTAGCTAGCtatgtatatgtacatatatatggcTAGAAGAATTTGGATTATTGAGCTTTGATCAGCAGGTTATTTTATctgttccttcttttttttttttttttttccccccttggtTTTTCGTGTTAATTTGATTATGGtttagatgatgatgattatatgCTTTAGATGTTGATTATTCGAGGAGTATTATGTATATTTCATGGGATTCTTCAGTGAGTTTTgaacttatatatttttcttttctcttttttttcaaaaataatttgctctttgtttttgtcatttgaaaggaaaaaagaaagcagAAAATGAAGAACTATGGAGCCAATTAAGAtggttaaaataaaaacacaagcCTGCAGTGAAgtagaaataaaattaatcaatccTGTCATTCTGGTTTCTTAgttcatgttattattattattattataattatttgttcaTAATTTTCTGTCAGTGTATTCTAGGTTATTTTGTCATGTTAGTTTGCTTTACACATATTAAGTAGTGGCCGTCGAAgatcacatatatattttaaatgcttCCTTCCTCAttcatcgcaaacaaattaaattccttaatccattattttttatgcatgGAATATAAGGAAACACCAGGGGAATCAACCCCTTCCCaactacatacatatatatatatatatatatatatatatcaatcttgaatatttgaatgtttgaaTCTTGGTATCAAAGAAGGTTAAGAAtggagtgtatatatatatataggtaaatGAAGGTGTTCAATATATACGAAACTGGTAAATTTCTTGCTAATTTTGCATTAATGATCTCATAAGTAGTTAACCTATATATAGCTAAATATAGGTACATTCAGTGAGAATGTTGAGCATATAATGATAGCATAATTATTGGTTTTGATGGTATTTTGTGCTActctaaatatattatttataaggtGAGGAAgtagttaattaataattaagttaTATAACAAGGTGGTGAGAGAGAGTTTTGAAACTATATATGATAAGCATGGCGTGGTGGCCAAGTAGTAACTAATAACTAGCTATAAGGAGAAGCAAAGAGGTATGGGGCTTTAGAGTTTccatgtgtttctttttttttctttctttcttttttattttctttttttctttttttctctcttttctttttttcaattttcttctaGAAAAAATGGGCTTTGGATTTTGGAGACATGAAAATATTTGGGTACTGGTATACACGTGCATTGCCCAGATGAAGCTCCTTTTCGAGGCAAACAACATCAAACAACAACACTTCCATTAAAAGCCCACAACTTCGAGCCTTAAAAccccccctctttctctctttctctttctcactcTCTTTCACTCTCTCTCGGGTTCAGAGAATATAGGATTCGGAAGCTGTTCTGGAACTCTCCCTCTTTATCTCCTATTGGTTGCTTTTTCTTCCAAACCTAGTTATATACAACCTTAATCAGCCTATCCATTCACCAATCTTTCATTCTTTCTATTCTTTCTTAGCTATTATTCAACTTTTTGCTTTATTAATTATTCTTCCTCTCTTATCCTTTTGTTGCTCaccttaatttattaaattaatcactcctaatttatatattacatttttttttttttgttaagttgacTCTCAACAAAGAATATATTTACATTagagaatatataaattatattacctAATTTGTTTTCTATGTCGATTTCTTTTAGTCCTGTGTGGATGCAAAGGTTTTGTTGTTAAGAGCTTATATCTtgcatcatatataaatatatatatgatgtactTATGTTTAATTATACGCACTTTGAGCTATATAAGTAAAAATGAgaagaaaatgtaattttaatttttaagttgaATATTTACCTAGTAACTAATTTTCAAATGCCAGGCATAGAAATTCTACATCTGTTTGTTAAATCACCACTAGTTGTCCATCATCAAGGCTCTTATAGAGTGTTAAATCATCACTGTCTGAAAAATCATAGCTAATAGAAAGTGggttcaataatatatatcaaatatattttccaaTATAATGTTAGCAAAATTTTATAGTACGGACGGTTCATCTGCGGATTTCAATATTGAAGATAGTGATTGAAGAAACCGTTGTCAATATCTATTTCTATGTGATAATATTAACGACGATATCTTCAAAAATTGTCATCAGATTTCGATGATAAAAATATGCGGACATCTGCTCCATAAATAGACTATATAATGTTAATCCCATTCTTGAAAGTACTCAACCACTTGATGATAAAATGCtgataaacaaattataaatggaTTTGTTAGTTTCTGAATCCTTTCTCTTGAGATAAACATGTTGGTGTAACTTTAATAATGAGTATGTTTTCCTTTCCATTTGTTTTTGTCCATTCTTAGTTTGTTTCTGCATAAGATTCTCTATTAGTTTATCAAATCCTGGACATgataaccaccaaaaaaaagagaaaaactcgGAAAATCATGTATTCGCTGATTCATTGATTAATTGTTGTATTCATTCTTTGTATCCCTCAGAAGGGCATCTCTTTCCTTTGCGaaatgctttctttgcctaCTTAAAATTGGCTGGCAATACAAGTCGCGAGCTTCCCTGGCAATTCAATAAGAGAGATTCATACCCACATCAACTTTTAGAATTTCTGTTTTCTTTGCAACTAAAAAAAGGCCTAATTTTTAAGTTCCCAAagtcataaatatttaattaaaaaaaaacttatatcaCCAATTTTTGtccttattaattatattactaAGACCTTTAACATAATTTCTAAATGTTGGTTTTGCGTTTTGAGATTGAAGAACTTCtaaaattgtttaaataaaCTTTCTGAAAGAgcttaaaaaccaaaattaataatgtataaCTTTTATGTAgctcttttaaaaaattataaattctaaaataatatttccatCTTTTGAAACTCAAAAGCAGCTTTTAAAAGAATTTGACAAGTTTTCTAAAAAAGCATTAAGCTTCTATAAGAGTTTGAAACCAAAACACATGTAGTGTAACTTTTCACGAAACTGTTTTGAAAAAGCAAAATCAAAAAGCTTTCTATCACACTACTGCAAAATGCGGTGGTAACGTTGGCTTATGGAAAAATTGGGGAGGAAGATTCTTTCCTTATCGTGGCTAGAGGTTGCATCAATAGTTCCACtcacataaatttaaaaatctcaGTTTAATTTGCTTTACAAGAGAGAGACAAGAAAAGCTTGTTTATcccttttttctatttatttttcatatacaaaTCAATATACAAATGGATTAGAAGCTACAGGGTCACAAAGTACAAATATGAATGAGACTAGAGTGATAAATAACATATAACATTTGTCAACAAAACTTAGGGTGTAATCCAACTACACATATTAATGCtataacaaaaaaccaaaacggACAAGCTCATTGACAACTTCAGCAACAACACAGCTGGCAGCATCACACCC comes from Ziziphus jujuba cultivar Dongzao chromosome 6, ASM3175591v1 and encodes:
- the LOC107403431 gene encoding AT-hook motif nuclear-localized protein 24, which encodes MDAHSLPPPFHTRDFHLHHQQQPFHHQQQQNSEDEQTGSSGLINKAQKRERDDNNDSGNGNGDDTDLAVGAGGEGEMTRRPRGRPAGSKNKPKPPIIITRDSANALRTHVMEIADGCDIVESVSTFARRRQRGVCIMSGTGTVTNVTLRQPASPGAIVTLHGRFEILSLSGSFLPPPAPPAATGLTIYLAGGQGQVVGGSVVGTLIASGPVVIMAASFSNAAYERLPLEDDEAPLPMQGGGSIGSPPGGSGVGHQQQAAQQQQQQQQQQLLGGGDGNTSAPLFHGLPPNLLNSIQMPAEAYWATGGRPPF